Genomic segment of Cytobacillus suaedae:
TGATATACGTGCTGCTTGTTGCATATTATGTGTAACTATAATAATACTATAGTTTTGCTTTAATTCCTGCACTAGCTCTTCAACTTTTAATGTTGAAATTGGGTCAAGAGCAGAGGTAGGCTCATCCATTAAAATAACATCAGGCTCTATTGCCAAACATCTTGCAATACATAGACGTTGTTGTTGTCCTCCTGATAAACCGTAGGCATTTTCGTTTAAACGATCTTTTACTTCATTCCATATTGCTGCACCACGTAAGCTCTTTTCAACGATTTCATCTAGAATCTTTTTGTTTTTTATACCATGAATTCTTGGTCCGTAAGCGATATTATCATAAATGGACTTTGGGAATGGGTTTGGTTTTTGAAACACCATTCCTACATTTGTTCTAAGCTCTTCAACCTTATAAGATTTTTCAAGTATATTTTTCTCTCTATATAAAATTTCACCCGAAACACGTACAACGGGAACTAACTCAACCATTCGGTTTAACGTTTTAATATAGGTTGATTTACCACAACCTGAAGGTCCAATGATCGCAGTAACTTCATTTTCATTTATCGCAAGGTTTATATTTTTTAAAGCTTGATCTTCACCGTACCATAAATTTAAATCTCTCGTGTCATACACTACTTTTTTGTTTGTTGTTCCATTTTCCTTTGTCTCTTTATTTTCACGATCGGCTATAACCACCATAAAAGAATGCCCCCCAATTAATATCTCTTT
This window contains:
- a CDS encoding phosphate ABC transporter ATP-binding protein; protein product: MVVIADRENKETKENGTTNKKVVYDTRDLNLWYGEDQALKNINLAINENEVTAIIGPSGCGKSTYIKTLNRMVELVPVVRVSGEILYREKNILEKSYKVEELRTNVGMVFQKPNPFPKSIYDNIAYGPRIHGIKNKKILDEIVEKSLRGAAIWNEVKDRLNENAYGLSGGQQQRLCIARCLAIEPDVILMDEPTSALDPISTLKVEELVQELKQNYSIIIVTHNMQQAARISDKTAFFLTGEVVEFNDTEKIFSNPDDKRTEDYITGRFG